Proteins encoded by one window of Pseudomonas coleopterorum:
- the lptF gene encoding LPS export ABC transporter permease LptF gives MIVFRYLSREVMITMSAVSAVLLVIIMSGRFIKYLAQAASGILDPGVLFMIMGFRLPGFLQLILPLGLFLGILLAYGRLYLESEMTVLSATGMSQQRLLAITMAPAALVALLVAWLSLSLAPQGVAQVATIINQQDAMTEFDTLVPGRFQALRDGTRVTYTQSLSENRVDLSGVFISEKRMSQDKSKDRGISVLVAEKGRQEVRADGNRYLILENGFRYDGNPGEANYRAIQYDTYGVLLPKPDVSSDITDREAIPTGELWGSNDPRPRAELQWRLSLPILVFIVTLMAVPLSRVNPRQGRFLKLLPAILLYMAYLTLLIAARSAMEKGRLPAALGMWWVHALFLAIGLLLMYWEPMKLARASRRAKGVTHG, from the coding sequence TTGATCGTTTTCCGTTATCTGTCCCGTGAGGTCATGATCACAATGAGCGCCGTGAGTGCGGTGCTCCTGGTGATCATCATGAGCGGGCGCTTCATCAAGTACCTGGCCCAGGCGGCGTCAGGGATCCTCGACCCCGGCGTGCTGTTCATGATCATGGGCTTCCGCCTGCCGGGCTTCCTGCAGCTGATCCTGCCGCTGGGCCTGTTTCTGGGCATCCTGCTGGCGTACGGGCGCCTGTACCTGGAAAGCGAGATGACCGTGCTGTCCGCCACCGGCATGAGCCAGCAGCGCCTGCTGGCGATCACCATGGCCCCGGCGGCGCTGGTTGCCCTGCTAGTGGCCTGGCTGAGCCTGAGCCTCGCCCCGCAAGGCGTCGCCCAGGTCGCCACGATCATCAACCAGCAGGACGCCATGACCGAGTTCGACACCCTGGTGCCGGGTCGCTTCCAGGCGTTGCGCGATGGCACGCGGGTCACCTATACCCAGAGCCTCTCGGAAAACCGCGTCGACCTCAGCGGCGTGTTCATCTCCGAGAAGCGCATGTCCCAGGACAAGTCCAAGGATCGTGGCATTTCTGTGCTCGTGGCCGAGAAGGGCCGCCAGGAAGTGCGTGCCGACGGCAACCGCTACCTGATCCTGGAAAACGGCTTCCGTTACGACGGCAATCCGGGAGAAGCCAACTACCGCGCCATCCAGTACGACACCTACGGCGTGCTTCTGCCCAAGCCGGACGTGAGCAGTGACATCACCGATCGCGAAGCCATCCCTACCGGTGAGCTGTGGGGCAGCAATGACCCACGGCCTCGCGCCGAACTGCAGTGGCGCCTGTCGCTGCCCATACTGGTGTTCATCGTGACTCTGATGGCAGTCCCGTTGTCGCGGGTCAATCCGCGCCAGGGCCGCTTCCTCAAATTGCTACCGGCGATCCTTCTGTACATGGCCTATCTGACCCTGCTCATCGCCGCGCGCAGCGCCATGGAAAAAGGCCGGCTGCCCGCAGCCCTCGGCATGTGGTGGGTGCACGCGCTGTTCCTGGCCATCGGCCTGCTGTTGATGTATTGGGAACCCATGAAGCTGGCCCGTGCCAGCCGCCGTGCCAAGGGGGTGACCCATGGTTAA
- the gcvP gene encoding aminomethyl-transferring glycine dehydrogenase, translating into MTRAIALHTDNEFIARHIGPGPADEQAMLDFLGYENLDALSASVIPESIKGTSVLGLSAGQSEADALAAIKAIAQQNQLFKNYIGQGYYNTHTPAPILRNLLENPAWYTAYTPYQPEISQGRLEALLNFQTLISDLTGLPIANASLLDEATAAAEAMTFCKRLSKNKGSQRFFASSHCHPQTLAVLITRAEPLGIEVVIGDEHELADTDGFFGALLQYPASNGDIFDYRELVERFHTGNALVAVAADLLALTLLSPPGEFGADVAIGSAQRFGVPLGFGGPHAAYFSTRDSFKRDMPGRLVGVSVDRHGKSALRLAMQTREQHIRREKATSNICTAQVLLANIASMYAVYHGPAGLIQIARRTHQLTAILARGLTQLGVRVEQQHFFDTLTLATGNSTERLHEQARAAGINLREVDAERVGISLDETTRQADVEALFTLFHNESTQVTFQTLADEVADQLPEALLRQSAILQHPVFNRYHSETELMRYLRRLADKDLALDRTMIPLGSCTMKLNAASEMIPVTWAEFGQLHPFAPAAQSQGYQLLTDELESMLCAATGYDSVSLQPNAGSQGEYAGLLAIRAYHQSRGEAHRDICLIPSSAHGTNPATAHMAGMRVVVTACDARGNVDIEDLRAKAIEHSDKLAALMITYPSTHGVFEEGIREICAIIHAHGGQVYIDGANMNAMVGLCAPGKFGGDVSHLNLHKTFCIPHGGGGPGVGPIGVKAHLAPFLPGHAALERKEGAVCAAPFGSASILPITWMYIRMMGGDGLKRASQVAILNANYIARRLEQHYPILYAGSNGLVAHECILDVRPLKDSSGISVDDVAKRLIDFGFHAPTMSFPVAGTLMIEPTESESMEELDRFCNAMIQIREEIRAVEEGRLDRDDNPLKNAPHTAAELVGEWTHAYSREQAVYPLPTLLENKYWPPVGRVDNVFGDRNLVCACPSIEAYQQA; encoded by the coding sequence ATGACTCGCGCCATTGCACTGCACACCGACAACGAATTCATCGCTCGCCACATCGGCCCCGGCCCTGCCGACGAGCAGGCCATGCTCGATTTTCTCGGCTACGAGAACCTGGACGCGCTGAGCGCCAGCGTCATCCCCGAAAGCATCAAGGGCACTAGTGTGCTTGGTCTGTCTGCCGGGCAGAGCGAAGCCGATGCCTTGGCCGCCATCAAGGCCATTGCCCAGCAGAACCAACTGTTCAAGAACTACATCGGTCAGGGCTATTACAACACCCACACGCCAGCGCCGATTCTGCGCAACCTGCTGGAAAACCCTGCGTGGTACACCGCCTACACGCCGTATCAGCCGGAAATCTCCCAAGGCCGCCTGGAAGCGCTGCTGAACTTCCAGACCTTGATCAGCGACCTGACCGGCTTGCCCATCGCCAATGCCTCGCTGCTCGACGAAGCGACCGCGGCTGCCGAAGCCATGACCTTCTGCAAACGCCTGAGCAAGAACAAGGGCAGCCAGCGCTTCTTCGCCTCCAGCCACTGCCACCCGCAGACCCTGGCCGTACTGATCACCCGCGCCGAGCCCTTGGGTATCGAGGTGGTCATCGGCGACGAGCACGAGCTCGCCGACACCGACGGCTTCTTTGGCGCACTGCTGCAGTACCCCGCCAGCAACGGCGACATTTTCGATTACCGCGAACTGGTCGAGCGCTTCCACACCGGCAACGCTCTGGTGGCGGTGGCCGCGGACCTGCTGGCCTTGACGCTGCTCAGCCCGCCGGGTGAATTCGGTGCCGACGTGGCCATCGGCAGCGCCCAGCGTTTTGGTGTGCCGTTGGGTTTCGGCGGCCCCCATGCGGCGTACTTTTCCACCCGCGACAGCTTCAAGCGTGACATGCCGGGCCGTCTGGTCGGTGTGTCCGTGGACCGCCACGGCAAGAGCGCCCTGCGCCTGGCCATGCAGACCCGCGAGCAGCATATCCGCCGCGAGAAGGCGACCAGCAACATCTGCACGGCGCAGGTCCTGCTGGCCAACATCGCCAGCATGTACGCGGTCTACCACGGCCCGGCCGGCCTGATCCAGATCGCTCGGCGCACCCACCAGCTGACCGCCATCCTGGCGCGCGGCCTGACGCAACTGGGCGTGCGCGTCGAGCAGCAGCACTTCTTCGACACACTCACCCTCGCCACGGGCAACTCCACCGAGCGCCTGCATGAGCAGGCCCGTGCCGCGGGTATCAACTTGCGCGAGGTCGATGCCGAGCGCGTGGGTATCTCGCTGGACGAGACCACCCGCCAGGCCGATGTGGAAGCACTGTTTACGCTGTTCCACAACGAAAGCACCCAGGTGACCTTCCAGACCCTGGCCGACGAAGTCGCCGATCAACTGCCTGAAGCCCTGCTGCGTCAGTCGGCGATCCTGCAACATCCGGTCTTCAACCGCTATCACTCGGAAACCGAGCTGATGCGCTATCTGCGCCGCCTGGCCGACAAGGACCTGGCCCTGGATCGCACCATGATCCCGCTGGGCTCCTGCACCATGAAGCTCAACGCCGCCAGCGAGATGATCCCGGTGACCTGGGCCGAATTCGGCCAGTTGCACCCTTTCGCACCGGCTGCGCAGAGCCAGGGCTATCAACTGCTGACCGATGAGCTGGAGAGCATGCTGTGCGCCGCCACCGGTTACGACTCCGTGTCCCTGCAGCCCAACGCCGGTTCCCAGGGTGAGTACGCCGGGCTGCTGGCCATTCGCGCCTATCACCAGAGCCGTGGCGAAGCGCATCGCGACATCTGCCTGATTCCGTCTTCGGCCCACGGCACCAATCCGGCCACGGCGCACATGGCCGGGATGCGCGTGGTGGTCACCGCCTGCGACGCGCGCGGCAACGTCGACATCGAAGACCTGCGCGCCAAGGCCATCGAGCACAGCGACAAGCTGGCAGCCCTGATGATCACCTACCCGTCCACCCATGGCGTGTTCGAGGAAGGTATCCGCGAGATCTGCGCGATCATCCATGCCCACGGTGGCCAGGTGTACATCGATGGCGCCAACATGAATGCCATGGTGGGCCTGTGCGCGCCGGGCAAGTTCGGCGGCGACGTGTCCCACCTGAACCTGCACAAGACCTTCTGCATTCCCCATGGCGGTGGCGGTCCGGGTGTCGGCCCGATCGGCGTCAAGGCGCACCTGGCTCCGTTCCTGCCCGGCCATGCGGCCCTGGAACGCAAGGAAGGCGCAGTCTGTGCAGCGCCGTTCGGCAGCGCCAGCATCCTGCCGATCACCTGGATGTACATCCGCATGATGGGCGGCGACGGCCTCAAGCGCGCCTCCCAGGTGGCCATCCTCAACGCCAACTACATCGCCCGGCGCCTGGAGCAGCACTACCCGATTCTGTACGCCGGCAGCAACGGCCTGGTGGCTCACGAGTGCATCCTCGACGTGCGTCCGCTCAAGGACAGCAGCGGCATCAGCGTCGACGACGTCGCCAAGCGCCTGATCGACTTCGGCTTCCACGCCCCGACCATGTCGTTCCCGGTGGCGGGCACGTTGATGATCGAGCCGACCGAAAGCGAATCGATGGAAGAACTCGACCGCTTCTGCAACGCCATGATCCAGATCCGCGAAGAAATTCGTGCGGTCGAGGAAGGCCGTCTGGATCGCGACGACAACCCGCTGAAGAATGCGCCGCACACGGCCGCCGAGCTGGTCGGCGAATGGACCCACGCCTACAGTCGTGAACAAGCGGTCTACCCGCTGCCGACCCTGCTGGAAAACAAGTACTGGCCACCCGTTGGCCGAGTCGACAACGTTTTCGGCGACCGCAACTTGGTGTGTGCCTGCCCTTCCATCGAAGCCTATCAGCAAGCGTGA
- the gcvT gene encoding glycine cleavage system aminomethyltransferase GcvT, whose amino-acid sequence MSDTPLQTTPLHALHLELGARMVPFAGYDMPVQYPLGVMKEHRHTRAQAGLFDVSHMGQIRLTGADAAKALETLVPVDIIDLPVGMQRYALFTNEQGGILDDLMVANLGNDTLMLVVNAACKDQDLAHLQQHLSGRCTIEALFDSRALLALQGPAAVTVLARLAPEVAQMTFMQFASVKLLGVDCYVSRSGYTGEDGFEISVPNAQAEALARALLAEPEVEPIGLGARDSLRLEAGLCLYGHDMDSDTSPIEASLLWAISKTRRADGARAGGFPGDEIIFAQQREGVARKRVGLLPQERTPVREGAPILNAEGVEVGRVCSGGFGPTLDAPVAMGYVEASAATLDTTLSAIVRGKPVPMKVAKMPFVPQRYYRG is encoded by the coding sequence ATGTCCGATACCCCCCTGCAAACAACCCCGCTGCATGCGCTGCACCTGGAACTGGGCGCGCGCATGGTGCCCTTCGCCGGCTACGACATGCCGGTGCAGTACCCACTGGGCGTCATGAAAGAACATCGACACACCCGGGCCCAGGCCGGCCTGTTCGATGTGTCGCACATGGGCCAGATTCGCCTGACCGGCGCCGACGCCGCCAAGGCCCTTGAAACGCTGGTACCGGTGGACATCATCGACCTGCCGGTGGGCATGCAGCGCTATGCGCTGTTCACCAACGAACAGGGCGGCATTCTCGACGACCTGATGGTGGCGAACCTGGGTAACGACACCTTGATGCTGGTCGTCAACGCTGCCTGCAAGGACCAGGACCTGGCCCACCTGCAACAGCATCTGAGCGGCCGTTGCACGATCGAAGCCCTGTTCGATTCACGTGCGCTGCTGGCGCTTCAGGGTCCGGCCGCGGTCACGGTGCTGGCACGTCTGGCCCCGGAAGTCGCGCAGATGACGTTCATGCAATTCGCCAGCGTCAAGCTGCTCGGCGTGGACTGCTACGTGAGTCGCTCGGGCTACACCGGCGAGGACGGTTTCGAGATTTCCGTGCCGAACGCCCAGGCCGAAGCCTTGGCGCGCGCGTTGCTGGCCGAGCCCGAAGTGGAACCCATTGGCCTGGGCGCACGGGATTCGCTGCGACTCGAAGCAGGCCTGTGTCTGTACGGCCATGACATGGACAGCGATACGTCACCGATCGAGGCCAGCTTGCTCTGGGCCATTTCCAAAACGCGCCGCGCCGATGGTGCCCGTGCCGGAGGTTTCCCGGGTGACGAGATCATCTTCGCGCAGCAGCGCGAAGGTGTTGCACGCAAGCGCGTCGGCCTGCTGCCTCAGGAACGCACACCCGTACGCGAGGGTGCTCCCATCCTGAATGCCGAAGGTGTTGAAGTCGGTCGCGTCTGCAGTGGCGGTTTCGGCCCGACCCTGGATGCTCCGGTTGCCATGGGCTATGTGGAGGCCAGCGCAGCGACGCTGGACACCACGCTCAGTGCCATCGTGCGTGGCAAGCCCGTGCCCATGAAAGTTGCAAAGATGCCGTTCGTGCCGCAACGATATTATCGGGGCTGA
- a CDS encoding RDD family protein gives MAPDAVNAIRQPTPATLTRRLAAAAYDMILLVALLMVATALYKLGQMLWYGEAHLRALSEAGALDHDRWLSLLLASLSFAFFACFWTRAGQTLGMQAWGIRVQSADGSPLGLGQAALRFVLAMLSWLCLGIGWWWMLFDRRQRTWHDLGSRSQVVRMAQRKTGH, from the coding sequence ATGGCACCCGATGCCGTAAACGCTATACGGCAGCCGACGCCGGCAACCTTGACTCGTCGCCTGGCTGCGGCAGCCTACGATATGATCCTGTTAGTAGCCCTGCTGATGGTCGCCACCGCGCTGTACAAGCTGGGACAAATGCTCTGGTACGGCGAAGCTCACCTGCGCGCCCTGTCCGAGGCAGGCGCCTTGGATCATGACCGATGGCTTTCACTGCTGCTGGCGAGCCTGTCGTTCGCCTTCTTCGCCTGTTTCTGGACCCGTGCCGGGCAGACCCTGGGCATGCAGGCCTGGGGTATCCGCGTGCAAAGTGCCGACGGTAGCCCGCTTGGCCTGGGCCAGGCGGCGCTGCGGTTTGTCCTGGCGATGTTGTCGTGGCTATGCCTGGGGATCGGCTGGTGGTGGATGCTGTTCGATCGACGCCAGCGCACCTGGCACGATCTGGGATCGCGCAGCCAGGTAGTGCGGATGGCCCAACGAAAAACCGGCCACTGA
- a CDS encoding cold-shock protein, with the protein MSNRQSGTVKWFNDEKGFGFITPESGPDLFVHFRAIQGNGFKSLKEGQKVTFVSVQGQKGLQADEVQAEA; encoded by the coding sequence ATGTCGAATCGTCAAAGCGGTACCGTCAAGTGGTTCAACGACGAAAAAGGTTTCGGTTTCATTACGCCTGAAAGCGGTCCAGACCTGTTCGTTCACTTCCGCGCCATTCAAGGCAACGGCTTCAAGAGCCTGAAGGAAGGCCAAAAGGTCACCTTCGTATCCGTACAGGGCCAGAAAGGCCTGCAGGCTGACGAGGTTCAAGCCGAGGCTTGA
- the lptG gene encoding LPS export ABC transporter permease LptG gives MVKLDRYIGKSVAVAILAVLGIILGLASLFAFIDEMGDISDTYTLVDAGKYVALTAPRRVYDMLPMAALIGCLIGLGSLASSSELTIMRAAGVSVGRIVWAVMKPMLVLMIVGVLVGEYVAPPAEDKAQAERSLAQGSGDAQSGKHGMWHRQGDEFIHINTVQPRGLLYGVTRYRFDDQRHMLSASFARKAQYDGDHWQLSDVTTTLFHSDRSEVVKAADERWEVSLTPQLLSTVIVAPEALSISGLWGYIHYLADQGLNNGQYWLAFWVKVLQPLVTAALVLMAISFIFGPLRSVTLGQRVFTGVLVGFVFRIAQDLLGPSSLVFGFPPLLAVVLPAAICAVAGIWLLRRAG, from the coding sequence ATGGTTAAGCTCGATCGCTATATCGGCAAGAGCGTCGCGGTCGCCATTCTGGCCGTGCTGGGGATCATCCTCGGGCTGGCCTCGCTGTTCGCCTTCATCGACGAGATGGGCGACATCAGCGACACCTACACCTTGGTCGATGCCGGCAAGTACGTTGCCCTGACGGCGCCGCGACGGGTCTACGACATGCTGCCGATGGCGGCCCTGATCGGCTGTCTGATCGGCCTCGGCAGCCTGGCCAGCAGCAGCGAACTGACCATCATGCGCGCGGCCGGCGTGTCGGTGGGGCGGATCGTCTGGGCGGTGATGAAGCCCATGCTGGTGTTGATGATCGTGGGCGTGCTGGTGGGTGAATACGTTGCCCCACCTGCAGAAGACAAGGCTCAGGCCGAGCGCTCCCTGGCTCAGGGCAGCGGTGATGCGCAGAGCGGCAAGCACGGCATGTGGCACCGCCAGGGTGACGAATTCATCCACATCAACACGGTGCAGCCACGAGGCCTGCTGTACGGGGTCACCCGTTACCGCTTCGACGACCAGCGCCACATGCTCAGCGCCAGCTTCGCCCGCAAGGCGCAGTACGATGGCGATCATTGGCAGTTGAGCGATGTCACCACCACGCTCTTTCACAGTGATCGCAGCGAAGTGGTCAAGGCTGCTGACGAGCGCTGGGAGGTCTCTCTGACCCCACAGTTGCTCAGCACGGTCATTGTCGCGCCCGAAGCGCTGTCGATTTCAGGTCTGTGGGGCTACATCCACTACCTCGCCGATCAAGGGCTGAACAACGGTCAGTACTGGTTGGCGTTCTGGGTGAAGGTCCTGCAACCGCTGGTCACGGCAGCGCTGGTGTTGATGGCCATCTCGTTCATCTTCGGTCCGTTGCGCTCGGTCACTCTGGGCCAGCGCGTGTTCACCGGCGTGCTGGTGGGCTTCGTGTTCCGCATCGCCCAGGACCTGCTCGGGCCATCGAGCCTGGTATTCGGCTTCCCACCGCTGCTGGCGGTGGTGCTGCCTGCGGCGATCTGCGCCGTGGCAGGGATCTGGCTGTTGCGACGCGCCGGTTAG
- the gcvH gene encoding glycine cleavage system protein GcvH: MSELRFTVEHEWLRLEADGSVTVGITPFAQNALGDVVFVQLPELAHHARDAEVSVLESVKAASSINMPLDGEIVEVNAALDAAPELVNQDPLAQGWFFRFIPDDLGQVHALLDQPAYDNLIAAQG, translated from the coding sequence ATGAGCGAGTTGCGTTTCACCGTCGAACACGAATGGCTACGCCTCGAAGCCGACGGCAGCGTCACAGTCGGCATCACCCCTTTCGCCCAGAACGCCTTGGGCGATGTCGTGTTCGTGCAGTTGCCCGAGCTGGCCCACCACGCGCGCGATGCCGAGGTTTCGGTGCTGGAATCGGTGAAGGCTGCCAGCAGCATCAACATGCCGCTCGACGGCGAGATCGTCGAGGTCAACGCAGCGCTCGATGCCGCCCCGGAACTGGTCAATCAGGACCCGCTGGCACAGGGCTGGTTCTTCCGCTTCATCCCCGATGACCTCGGCCAGGTTCACGCCTTGCTCGACCAGCCCGCCTACGACAACCTGATCGCCGCCCAAGGCTGA
- a CDS encoding sigma-54-dependent transcriptional regulator, whose amino-acid sequence MRIHVSFIDRVGITQEVLALLGARNLNLDAVEMVPPNVYIDAPTLSPLVLEELHDALFRVKGVEDVRVVDILPGQRRHLQLEALLAAMADPVLALDSAGNVLLANPALVELYGREPAGQSVGDLFADPALLGSLLEQGFRLPLREVNLNGQTLLLDATPITDAGALLTLYPPNRMGERLAALHHDHAEGFDSLLGDSAPIRALKARAQRVAALDAPLLIQGETGTGKELVARACHAVSARHGAPFLALNCAALPENLAESELFGYAPGAFTGAQRGGKPGLMELAHQGTVFLDEIGEMSPYLQAKLLRFLNDGSFRRVGGDREVKVNVRILSATHRNLEQMVAEGAFREDLFYRLNVLNLNVPPLRERGEDILLLARYFMQQACTQIQRPMCRLTANTYPALLGNRWPGNVRQLQNVIFRAAAVCESNTVDIGDLDIAGTRVTHRNDSEVVSLEQAVGAYEKALLEKLYPSYPSSRQLASRLQTSHTAIANRLRKYGIGGAS is encoded by the coding sequence ATGCGTATCCACGTCAGCTTCATCGACCGTGTCGGCATCACCCAGGAAGTGCTGGCATTGCTTGGCGCTCGCAATCTCAACCTCGATGCCGTCGAGATGGTCCCACCCAACGTCTACATCGATGCACCGACGCTCAGCCCGCTGGTCCTGGAAGAGCTGCACGATGCCCTGTTCCGGGTAAAGGGCGTGGAAGACGTGCGTGTGGTCGACATTCTGCCCGGACAGCGCCGGCATCTGCAGCTCGAAGCTCTGCTGGCTGCCATGGCCGATCCAGTGCTGGCGCTGGACAGTGCCGGCAATGTTCTGCTGGCCAACCCGGCCTTGGTCGAGCTGTATGGTCGCGAGCCGGCCGGGCAGTCGGTGGGCGATCTGTTCGCCGATCCGGCCCTGCTCGGTTCTCTGTTGGAACAGGGGTTCCGACTGCCGCTGCGCGAGGTCAACCTGAATGGCCAGACGCTGCTGCTCGATGCCACACCCATCACCGACGCAGGTGCCTTGCTGACGCTGTACCCGCCCAACCGCATGGGTGAACGGCTGGCCGCCCTGCACCACGACCATGCCGAGGGATTCGATTCGCTGCTGGGTGACTCTGCACCCATTCGTGCGCTGAAAGCTCGGGCGCAGCGCGTCGCGGCCCTGGATGCGCCTTTATTGATCCAGGGCGAAACGGGCACCGGCAAGGAACTGGTGGCACGTGCCTGCCATGCCGTCAGCGCGCGCCACGGGGCGCCGTTCCTGGCCCTCAATTGTGCCGCGCTGCCGGAGAACCTCGCCGAGAGCGAGCTGTTCGGCTACGCCCCCGGCGCCTTCACGGGTGCTCAGCGAGGCGGCAAGCCGGGGCTGATGGAGTTGGCCCACCAGGGCACGGTGTTCCTCGACGAAATCGGGGAAATGTCGCCTTACCTGCAAGCCAAGCTGCTGCGTTTTCTCAACGATGGCAGTTTCCGCCGGGTCGGCGGCGACCGCGAGGTCAAGGTCAATGTGCGCATCCTCAGCGCCACCCACCGCAATCTGGAGCAGATGGTGGCCGAAGGGGCGTTTCGGGAAGACTTGTTCTACCGCCTCAACGTGCTCAACCTGAATGTGCCGCCGCTGCGCGAGCGCGGGGAGGACATCCTGTTGCTGGCGCGTTATTTCATGCAGCAGGCCTGCACCCAGATTCAGCGGCCGATGTGCCGACTGACAGCGAACACTTATCCTGCCTTGCTGGGCAACCGCTGGCCGGGCAATGTCCGGCAGTTGCAGAACGTGATCTTTCGCGCCGCTGCCGTCTGCGAAAGCAATACGGTGGATATCGGCGATCTGGATATTGCCGGTACCCGCGTGACCCACCGCAACGACAGTGAGGTGGTCAGCCTGGAGCAGGCGGTGGGTGCCTACGAAAAAGCGCTGCTGGAAAAGCTGTACCCCAGCTACCCGTCGAGCCGCCAATTGGCCAGTCGTCTGCAGACGTCACATACGGCCATTGCCAACCGGTTACGCAAATACGGTATCGGTGGCGCATCCTGA
- a CDS encoding leucyl aminopeptidase, which translates to MELVVKSVAAESIKTATLVVAIGEERALGAIASKIDGLSGGLISAALKRGDIVGRAGQTLLLPGVPALKAERLLLVGSGKDEELADRPWRKLASAAYGALKNLGGSDAVFAFDELTVKGRDAYGRTRLLAETLIDGEYVFDRFKSKKADPRALQKITLLTAKSSQADVERAVTHAKAIASGMSFTKDLGNLPPNLCHPSFLAEAAKSLSKAHKNLKVEIHDEKKLKELGMGAFLAVAQGSAQPPRLIVLNYQGAKKSEQPYVLVGKGITFDTGGISIKPAAGMDEMKYDMCGAASVFGTLRAVLELELPINLVCLMACAENMPSDRATRPGDIVETMSGQTVEILNTDAEGRLVLCDALTYAERFNPRAVIDIATLTGACVVALGGHTTGLMSNNEALVGQLLEAGKQADDRCWQLPLFEEYQEQLDSPFADIANIGGPKGGAITAGCFLSRFTKAYEWAHLDIAGTAWVSGGKDKGATGRPVPLLTQYLLDRAGV; encoded by the coding sequence ATGGAATTGGTTGTAAAGAGCGTTGCTGCCGAATCGATTAAAACCGCGACCCTCGTCGTCGCCATCGGCGAAGAGCGCGCACTGGGCGCCATTGCCAGCAAGATCGACGGCCTGAGCGGCGGTTTGATCAGCGCTGCACTCAAGCGTGGCGACATCGTCGGTCGTGCCGGCCAGACCCTGTTGCTGCCGGGCGTGCCTGCACTCAAGGCCGAACGCCTGCTGCTGGTGGGCAGCGGCAAGGACGAAGAACTGGCCGACCGCCCATGGCGCAAGCTGGCCAGCGCTGCCTATGGCGCATTGAAGAACCTGGGCGGCAGCGATGCCGTGTTCGCTTTCGACGAGCTGACCGTCAAGGGCCGTGACGCCTACGGCCGAACCCGCCTGCTGGCAGAGACCCTGATCGATGGCGAATACGTGTTCGATCGCTTCAAGAGCAAGAAGGCCGATCCGCGTGCCTTGCAGAAGATCACCCTGCTGACCGCGAAATCCAGCCAGGCCGACGTCGAGCGCGCCGTGACCCATGCCAAGGCCATCGCCAGCGGCATGAGCTTCACCAAGGACCTGGGCAATCTGCCGCCCAACCTGTGCCATCCCAGCTTCCTGGCCGAAGCCGCCAAGAGCCTGAGCAAGGCGCACAAGAACCTCAAGGTCGAGATCCACGACGAGAAGAAGCTCAAGGAACTGGGCATGGGCGCGTTCCTGGCCGTCGCCCAGGGCAGCGCACAGCCGCCGCGCCTGATCGTGCTCAACTATCAGGGCGCGAAGAAATCCGAGCAGCCGTACGTGCTGGTGGGTAAAGGCATCACCTTCGACACCGGTGGCATCAGCATCAAGCCAGCGGCCGGCATGGACGAGATGAAGTACGACATGTGCGGTGCGGCCAGCGTGTTCGGCACCCTGCGCGCCGTGCTGGAACTGGAACTGCCGATCAACCTGGTGTGCCTGATGGCCTGCGCCGAGAACATGCCCAGTGACCGTGCGACACGCCCTGGCGACATCGTCGAGACCATGAGCGGCCAGACCGTGGAGATCCTCAACACCGACGCCGAAGGCCGTCTGGTGCTGTGCGATGCCCTGACCTACGCCGAGCGTTTCAACCCGCGCGCGGTGATCGACATCGCGACCCTGACCGGCGCCTGTGTCGTCGCTCTGGGCGGCCATACCACCGGCCTGATGAGCAACAACGAAGCCCTGGTCGGCCAGTTGCTGGAAGCGGGCAAGCAGGCGGACGATCGTTGCTGGCAGCTGCCGCTGTTCGAGGAGTACCAGGAGCAACTGGACAGCCCGTTCGCCGACATCGCCAACATCGGTGGGCCGAAGGGCGGTGCCATCACTGCCGGCTGCTTCCTGTCCCGCTTCACCAAAGCCTATGAGTGGGCGCACCTGGACATCGCCGGTACGGCGTGGGTCAGCGGCGGCAAGGACAAGGGCGCCACCGGTCGTCCTGTGCCTCTGCTCACCCAGTACCTGCTGGATCGCGCCGGGGTGTAA
- a CDS encoding DNA polymerase III subunit chi has translation MPQVDFYVLPTPLSAARLDFACKLGEKAWRLGHRVYVHCTDAAQREALDARLWSFKGESFVPHSLAEDDPHSPVTLGIAAQAAGHDDLLINLALSVPSFAGQFARIAEIVVEDPAIRQAARESFRFYREQGYPLQDHRLSRL, from the coding sequence ATGCCCCAAGTCGACTTCTATGTTCTGCCCACGCCCCTGTCCGCCGCACGCCTGGACTTCGCCTGCAAACTGGGCGAAAAAGCCTGGCGCCTGGGCCACCGGGTGTACGTCCATTGCACTGACGCTGCCCAGCGCGAGGCACTGGATGCACGCCTGTGGAGCTTCAAGGGCGAGAGCTTCGTCCCCCACAGCCTGGCAGAGGACGATCCGCACTCGCCCGTTACGTTGGGCATCGCTGCACAGGCGGCGGGCCATGACGACCTGCTGATCAACCTGGCCTTGAGCGTACCGAGCTTTGCCGGGCAGTTCGCCCGTATCGCTGAAATAGTGGTAGAAGACCCTGCTATTCGTCAGGCCGCCCGGGAGAGTTTTCGCTTCTACCGTGAACAAGGCTATCCTCTGCAAGACCACCGCTTATCGCGACTTTGA